A window of the Lysinibacillus irui genome harbors these coding sequences:
- a CDS encoding hemolysin family protein: METIINLSIFTILLALTGFFVATEFAIVKVRSSRLDQLIAEGNKKAIAAKHVVSHLDEYLSACQLGITVTALGIGMVGEKTFEFMLHPLFEVVGISDKYMTIFTIGTAFAIATFLHVVVGELAPKTAAIQKAETITLLFAKPIMFFYKIMYPFIWFLNGSARVLVGLFGMKPASEHELSHTEEELRLLLSESFKSGEINKSELKYVNNVFEFDERIAREIMVPRTEIVGIEQNESFTTIIHTIAAEKYTRYPIFDGDRDNILGFINAKELFTHGLLEQLTDETLVLEDFINPVIRVIETIPIQELLVRMQKERIHMAILMDEYGGTSGLVTVEDILEEIVGEIRDEFDDDEIADIRKITDHHYILNAKMLIEDVENLLNITLDAEEVETLGGWFLTVNNGIKASKNIELDSFVFSIYEQQGHQIHYIEVRPLRKTASVITEVQM, from the coding sequence TTGGAGACCATAATAAACTTATCGATTTTTACCATTTTATTAGCATTAACAGGCTTTTTCGTGGCAACAGAATTTGCCATTGTAAAGGTACGTTCCTCAAGATTGGATCAGCTAATTGCAGAGGGCAATAAAAAAGCGATTGCTGCAAAACATGTTGTTAGTCATTTAGATGAATACTTATCTGCCTGCCAATTAGGTATTACAGTAACAGCCCTTGGTATCGGGATGGTTGGAGAAAAAACGTTTGAATTTATGCTTCATCCTCTATTTGAAGTGGTCGGCATTTCAGATAAGTATATGACGATCTTTACGATTGGTACGGCCTTTGCCATTGCCACATTTTTACATGTAGTAGTTGGTGAGTTAGCTCCAAAAACTGCAGCCATTCAAAAGGCAGAAACGATTACCCTTCTATTTGCAAAGCCCATTATGTTTTTCTATAAAATAATGTATCCGTTCATTTGGTTCTTAAATGGCTCTGCACGCGTTTTGGTTGGTTTATTTGGCATGAAGCCTGCTAGTGAACATGAGCTTTCACATACAGAGGAAGAATTGCGTTTATTGCTATCTGAAAGCTTTAAAAGTGGTGAAATTAATAAATCCGAGCTGAAATATGTGAATAATGTCTTTGAATTTGATGAACGTATTGCTCGTGAAATCATGGTTCCCAGAACAGAAATTGTCGGGATTGAACAAAATGAATCCTTTACAACGATCATTCATACTATTGCCGCTGAAAAATATACGCGCTACCCTATTTTTGATGGTGACCGCGATAATATTTTAGGCTTTATCAATGCAAAGGAACTTTTTACACACGGCTTACTCGAACAACTTACAGACGAGACATTAGTACTGGAAGATTTCATTAACCCAGTTATTCGAGTCATTGAAACAATTCCTATTCAGGAACTACTCGTACGCATGCAAAAAGAGCGCATCCATATGGCCATTTTAATGGATGAATATGGAGGTACATCTGGACTAGTGACTGTTGAAGACATCTTAGAAGAAATTGTTGGTGAAATCCGAGATGAATTTGATGATGATGAAATTGCAGATATTCGAAAAATTACAGATCATCACTATATATTAAATGCAAAAATGCTTATAGAGGATGTTGAAAATCTATTAAACATTACGCTAGATGCAGAGGAAGTAGAAACTTTAGGTGGTTGGTTCTTAACTGTCAATAATGGCATAAAAGCATCAAAAAACATTGAGCTCGACTCCTTTGTTTTTAGCATCTATGAGCAGCAAGGACATCAAATTCACTATATCGAGGTTCGACCTCTCAGAAAAACAGCCTCCGTCATAACAGAAGTACAAATGTAA
- a CDS encoding helix-turn-helix domain-containing protein, translating into MNREQLITLISEKLKLIRTEKTFTQDQMSDLLGLSKKTLVQIEKGRILAGWTTTVAVCTLCRDSTILQHELGGDPLEVVDLIANNGTLQPKEKTMGGYIWWKNISEHDGFRLQQNVISQHFRILDNNNFRLISTFDEQIATKAWEKLKL; encoded by the coding sequence ATGAATCGTGAACAATTAATCACACTCATTTCAGAAAAACTGAAATTAATCCGCACAGAAAAAACTTTTACACAGGATCAAATGAGTGATTTACTAGGACTTTCCAAGAAAACACTAGTCCAAATTGAAAAAGGTCGTATTCTAGCAGGATGGACAACCACTGTTGCCGTTTGCACGCTATGTCGTGACAGCACCATTTTACAGCATGAGCTTGGTGGCGATCCTTTAGAGGTTGTAGATTTAATTGCGAATAATGGCACATTACAGCCAAAAGAAAAAACAATGGGTGGATACATATGGTGGAAAAATATAAGTGAGCATGATGGTTTTCGTTTACAGCAAAATGTCATTAGCCAGCATTTCCGCATTTTAGACAACAATAACTTTCGTCTTATTTCAACCTTTGATGAACAAATAGCTACGAAGGCATGGGAAAAATTGAAGCTTTAA